Sequence from the Myxococcales bacterium genome:
CGGCAATCTCGCCGACTCGGAGCAATCGCGGGCGGCCGTGTTGGCGATCGAGCCGGGTTTCCACAATCTGATCGGCCAGGAGGAAGCATGGTCGAGCCGGCCGGAAGCGATGGACTTCCTGCGGCCGGCTTCGCCCTTTTTCCAACTCAAACGACTTTCCACGGCGATTTATCGGCTTCATTTCGCTGCCTGCCTGGACGGCTTGCCGCGCGAGACACGGGTGTTGGACGCCGGATGCGGCATTGGCCGGTTCACCGTCGAGTTGGCCGACCGCTTCGCCGACGTGATGGCGTTCGATCCCTGCCGCCGCTCGTTGGACGCCTGCCGGGCGCACCTGGCCGAGCGGAATCTGTCCGGAGTCGTTTTGCATTGGGCTGATCTTTCCTGGCTCGACACCTTGCCGGCCGCCTCGTTCGATCTGCTGTTCGCGGTGGAATTGATCTGTTATGTCGGCGATCCGGAACTGG
This genomic interval carries:
- a CDS encoding class I SAM-dependent methyltransferase, with the protein product MTSRLSDFIPEGLAGNLADSEQSRAAVLAIEPGFHNLIGQEEAWSSRPEAMDFLRPASPFFQLKRLSTAIYRLHFAACLDGLPRETRVLDAGCGIGRFTVELADRFADVMAFDPCRRSLDACRAHLAERNLSGVVLHWADLSWLDTLPAASFDLLFAVELICYVGDPELALRRLARVSRPGARLLLSVEAKPGALTVRAADRPGEWRRLLAGEPLLREGDCFVRLFDETSLGELLERTGWRVDSRRMSHFFGEGPFWQSLDDDRLADPVYFAEILAAEEACRTDPRLAPWGRVLSVAAHR